In Alkaliphilus flagellatus, one DNA window encodes the following:
- the gap gene encoding type I glyceraldehyde-3-phosphate dehydrogenase — MKTKIGINGFGRIGKAVLKASLEYNWDVEVVAINSTSGPEKHAHIFKYDSLYGKMNEEVRATEDALYVGDKKIQFTAFRDPAEIPWREMGVDIVIESTGMFLTKEDASKHLQGGAKKVIISAPAKSGEDLTIVMGVNEGQYDPEKHHILSNASCTTNCLAPVAKVLEDSFGIKSGLMTTVHAYTNDQRILDLPHKDLRRARAAAESIIPTTTGAAKAVAKVIPSLEGKLNGMAMRVPIPVVSVVDLVVELNKDTTVEEVNQKLKEAAEGSMEGVLGYTEEPLVSIDFKKDPRSSIVDALSTMMVGDKMLKVVSWYDNEWGYSNRIVDLANYIAKKGL, encoded by the coding sequence ATGAAGACAAAAATAGGAATTAATGGTTTTGGGAGAATTGGTAAAGCAGTATTGAAGGCATCCTTAGAGTATAATTGGGATGTTGAAGTTGTTGCTATTAACAGTACCAGTGGTCCGGAAAAACATGCACATATATTTAAATATGACTCATTATATGGAAAAATGAATGAAGAGGTTAGGGCTACAGAAGATGCACTTTATGTTGGAGATAAGAAGATACAGTTTACAGCTTTCCGTGATCCAGCTGAAATTCCATGGAGAGAAATGGGAGTAGACATAGTTATCGAATCTACAGGAATGTTTTTAACAAAGGAAGATGCTTCTAAGCATTTACAAGGTGGAGCAAAGAAGGTAATTATATCTGCACCAGCAAAGTCTGGGGAAGATTTAACCATTGTTATGGGAGTAAATGAAGGACAGTATGACCCAGAAAAACACCATATTTTATCCAACGCATCTTGTACAACAAACTGTTTAGCTCCAGTAGCTAAAGTATTAGAAGATAGCTTTGGCATTAAGAGTGGTCTAATGACAACTGTTCATGCCTATACTAATGATCAAAGAATATTAGATTTACCTCATAAAGACTTAAGAAGAGCGAGAGCAGCCGCTGAATCTATTATACCAACTACAACTGGCGCAGCTAAGGCTGTAGCTAAGGTTATTCCTTCTTTAGAAGGTAAACTAAATGGTATGGCTATGAGAGTACCTATTCCTGTTGTATCTGTAGTTGACTTAGTAGTTGAATTAAACAAAGATACAACTGTAGAAGAAGTAAATCAAAAGCTTAAAGAAGCGGCCGAGGGTTCGATGGAAGGAGTTTTAGGCTATACTGAAGAACCTCTAGTATCTATTGACTTTAAAAAAGATCCTAGATCATCAATCGTTGATGCTTTATCAACTATGATGGTAGGAGACAAAATGTTAAAAGTTGTTTCATGGTATGATAATGAGTGGGGTTATTCTAATAGAATTGTTGATTTAGCTAACTACATAGCTAAAAAAGGACTATAG
- a CDS encoding GTP pyrophosphokinase, which yields MNQQVDWKKFLIPYENAVEELKVKFKSIRSELRTIGEYSPIEFVTGRVKKVSSILEKAKKLDVEIDNIEEGIEDIAGIRIMCQFVEDIYTVVDYIRERDGNDLEIVYEKDYINNFKPSGYRSYHIVIRYPIQTAMGPKKILAEVQIRTLAMNFWGTIEHSLRYKYKHNIPEHINERLIKAADAAFMLDKEMSKIRHEIRQAQKMFEIKSNTVSNILRDIYSLYAMGRITDATELQEKFNELWDQGDIRELRNFAREVNVFIENQEP from the coding sequence ATGAATCAACAAGTAGATTGGAAGAAGTTTTTAATTCCATATGAAAATGCGGTAGAAGAATTAAAAGTAAAGTTTAAAAGTATTCGCAGCGAATTAAGAACTATTGGAGAGTATTCACCAATTGAATTTGTAACGGGAAGAGTAAAAAAGGTTTCTAGTATATTAGAAAAAGCAAAAAAGCTAGATGTGGAAATAGATAATATAGAAGAAGGAATTGAAGATATAGCTGGTATCCGTATAATGTGCCAGTTTGTTGAAGATATATATACTGTTGTAGACTATATTCGTGAACGTGATGGAAATGACTTAGAAATTGTATATGAAAAAGACTACATTAATAATTTTAAGCCTAGTGGGTATAGAAGTTATCATATTGTTATTAGATACCCTATTCAAACAGCCATGGGGCCTAAAAAAATATTAGCAGAAGTACAAATTAGAACTTTGGCAATGAATTTTTGGGGTACAATAGAACATTCTTTAAGATATAAGTACAAGCATAATATACCAGAACATATTAATGAAAGACTAATAAAAGCAGCAGATGCAGCATTTATGTTAGATAAAGAGATGTCTAAAATTAGGCATGAAATACGTCAGGCACAAAAAATGTTTGAAATAAAATCGAATACTGTTTCTAATATTTTAAGAGATATTTATTCCTTGTATGCTATGGGACGAATAACAGATGCAACCGAGCTACAAGAAAAATTTAATGAGCTATGGGATCAGGGGGATATTAGAGAATTAAGAAATTTTGCTAGAGAAGTAAATGTTTTTATTGAAAATCAAGAACCTTAA
- a CDS encoding metallophosphoesterase → MAIYAIGDLHLSGHSDKPMDIFGAQWNDHANKIRDSWLKKVNNDDAVLIPGDISWAMTLEEAMIDLEWIADLPGKKYLIRGNHDYWWGSITKLNSLFDSMSFIQNNFFTYREYAICGTRGWNCPNHYKFTNHDEKIYLREVSRLEMSLNTAKRSGYDNIIVMLHYPPTNDKLEPSLFTEVLEKYNVRHVIYGHLHGETSYGAGLKGIYNGINYYLTSCDYARFEMIEIKG, encoded by the coding sequence ATGGCAATTTATGCTATAGGGGATTTACATTTAAGTGGTCATTCTGATAAACCTATGGATATATTTGGTGCTCAGTGGAATGACCATGCAAATAAGATAAGAGATAGTTGGTTAAAAAAAGTTAATAATGATGATGCTGTTCTTATTCCTGGAGATATATCTTGGGCGATGACTTTAGAGGAGGCAATGATAGATTTAGAGTGGATTGCAGATTTGCCTGGTAAAAAGTATTTAATTAGAGGAAACCATGACTATTGGTGGGGTTCAATAACAAAATTGAATTCATTATTTGATTCTATGAGCTTTATACAAAATAATTTCTTTACATATAGAGAATATGCAATATGTGGAACAAGGGGTTGGAATTGCCCTAATCATTATAAGTTTACAAATCATGACGAAAAAATATATTTAAGAGAAGTTAGTCGTTTAGAGATGTCTTTAAATACTGCTAAAAGAAGTGGATATGATAATATCATTGTCATGCTTCATTATCCACCTACAAATGATAAGTTAGAGCCATCTTTATTTACTGAAGTCTTAGAGAAATATAATGTAAGACATGTAATATATGGACATTTACATGGAGAAACATCCTATGGGGCTGGTCTAAAAGGAATTTATAACGGAATTAATTACTACTTAACATCCTGTGATTATGCTAGATTTGAAATGATAGAAATAAAAGGGTAG
- the fba gene encoding class II fructose-1,6-bisphosphate aldolase, with the protein MPLITSKELFKKAYEGNYAIGAFNVNNMEIIQGIVEAAKEERSPLILQVSAGARKYANPIYLKKLVEAAIEDSNLPIVLHLDHGEDFEICKQCIDDGFTSVMIDASHYEFEKNIEITKKVVEYAHNKGVVVEAELGRLAGVEDAVNVSEKDATYTVPEQAAEFVEKTGVDSLAIAIGTSHGAYKFKGEPSLDFERLKQIQKLLPNFPLVLHGASTVLPEFVSLCNKYGGNIPGAQGVPEEMIRQAAQLGVCKVNIDTDLRLAMTAAIRKDLIDNPSNFDPRKYLGAGRTAIKEMVQHKIKNVLGSNNAI; encoded by the coding sequence ATGCCATTAATTACAAGTAAAGAGCTTTTTAAAAAAGCATACGAAGGCAATTATGCAATTGGAGCCTTTAATGTTAACAACATGGAAATAATACAAGGGATTGTTGAAGCAGCTAAAGAGGAAAGATCGCCATTAATCCTTCAAGTTTCTGCTGGCGCTAGAAAGTACGCAAATCCAATCTACTTAAAAAAGTTAGTAGAGGCTGCTATTGAAGACTCTAACTTACCTATTGTATTACACTTAGATCATGGGGAAGATTTTGAAATTTGCAAACAATGTATCGATGATGGTTTTACATCTGTTATGATCGATGCATCCCATTATGAATTTGAAAAAAATATTGAAATTACTAAAAAAGTTGTTGAGTATGCACATAATAAAGGTGTTGTGGTAGAAGCTGAGCTTGGAAGATTAGCAGGTGTAGAAGATGCTGTAAATGTAAGTGAAAAAGATGCAACATATACTGTTCCTGAGCAAGCAGCTGAATTTGTTGAAAAAACTGGTGTCGATTCGTTAGCTATAGCAATTGGTACAAGTCATGGTGCTTATAAATTTAAAGGTGAGCCTTCCTTAGATTTTGAAAGATTAAAGCAAATTCAAAAATTATTACCTAACTTCCCACTAGTATTACATGGTGCATCTACTGTATTACCTGAATTTGTTTCTCTATGTAATAAATACGGTGGAAATATTCCAGGTGCACAAGGTGTTCCAGAGGAAATGATTCGTCAAGCAGCACAACTAGGAGTATGCAAGGTAAATATAGATACAGATTTACGTCTTGCTATGACTGCAGCAATTAGAAAAGATTTAATAGATAACCCAAGTAACTTTGATCCAAGAAAATACTTAGGTGCAGGTAGAACTGCAATTAAAGAAATGGTTCAGCATAAGATTAAAAATGTATTAGGATCTAACAACGCAATTTAA
- the pssA gene encoding CDP-diacylglycerol--serine O-phosphatidyltransferase yields the protein MRIKSHIPNMFTLFNLSLGVLSIINILAENYFLAALLILLAALMDRFDGKLARKFDAESDLGKELDSLCDLISFGVAPAILIWASHLIDYGVIGMAIIILFPIAGAYRLARYNVTEFEGVYMGIPITVSGGIVALVNLYSMNYNTSTYFLIFMMMFLSYSMVSQKIKLKKR from the coding sequence ATGAGAATTAAATCCCATATACCTAATATGTTTACTTTATTCAATTTATCCTTGGGAGTTTTATCAATTATCAATATATTAGCAGAGAATTACTTTTTAGCCGCATTACTTATTTTATTAGCTGCTTTAATGGATCGTTTTGATGGTAAATTAGCAAGAAAGTTTGATGCAGAAAGTGACTTAGGAAAAGAATTGGACTCATTATGTGATTTAATTTCATTTGGTGTGGCGCCGGCTATTTTAATTTGGGCCAGTCACTTAATTGATTATGGAGTAATAGGAATGGCTATTATTATTTTATTTCCAATTGCAGGAGCTTATCGCTTAGCAAGATATAATGTAACCGAATTTGAAGGAGTATATATGGGTATACCTATTACTGTTAGCGGTGGCATTGTTGCTCTAGTAAACTTATATTCAATGAACTATAATACAAGTACATATTTTCTTATATTTATGATGATGTTTCTTTCCTATTCAATGGTAAGTCAAAAAATTAAACTAAAGAAGAGATAA
- a CDS encoding pseudouridine synthase, with translation MAKTQRIDKVLANLGYGSRRDIRKICKDGLVKVDGKIIKDSSLHIDPENSEIIVGNEVVNYREFIYIMMNKPQGVISATEDNRDETVVDLLDESYRPFDVFPVGRLDKDTEGLLLLTNDGQLAHQLLSPKKQVPKTYYAKVDGVVTEEDGERFKEGVFIDEDYKTLPAELKILKSDEISEIELTIYEGKFHQVKRMFQAVGKTVIYLKRLSMGPLELDNNLDLGEYRELTEEELEQIKELK, from the coding sequence ATGGCTAAAACTCAACGAATAGATAAAGTATTAGCAAATTTAGGCTATGGTAGCCGCAGAGATATTAGAAAAATTTGTAAAGATGGATTAGTGAAAGTAGATGGTAAGATAATTAAAGATAGTAGTTTACATATAGATCCTGAAAATAGCGAAATTATTGTAGGTAATGAAGTTGTAAATTATCGTGAATTTATCTATATTATGATGAACAAACCTCAAGGAGTAATATCGGCTACTGAAGATAATAGAGATGAAACAGTGGTAGATTTATTAGATGAATCCTATAGACCATTTGACGTATTCCCAGTAGGCAGATTAGATAAGGATACAGAAGGACTATTACTACTTACTAATGATGGTCAGCTAGCTCATCAATTACTTTCTCCAAAAAAACAAGTACCTAAAACCTACTATGCTAAGGTGGATGGGGTAGTTACAGAAGAAGATGGAGAAAGGTTTAAGGAAGGTGTATTTATAGATGAGGATTATAAAACCTTGCCAGCAGAGCTTAAAATATTAAAATCGGATGAAATATCCGAAATAGAGTTAACTATATATGAAGGAAAGTTTCATCAAGTAAAAAGAATGTTTCAGGCAGTAGGTAAGACAGTTATATATTTAAAAAGACTTTCCATGGGGCCATTAGAGCTTGATAATAATCTAGACTTAGGAGAATATAGAGAACTTACTGAAGAAGAATTAGAACAGATAAAAGAACTTAAATAA
- the rlmD gene encoding 23S rRNA (uracil(1939)-C(5))-methyltransferase RlmD, producing MLKRKQIIDLTIEENEFGGKGYGYFEGIKVTVKNAIKGQKLKVFITKTKNNNVEGQIYEVVEKSPLEDQTTCAHFGNCGGCLYQSIAYENQAKMKDVQVKRLFDEAGIKDYEYLPIEVSPNAFEYRNKMEFSFGDEEKGGPLTLGMHKKGRHYDIVTVNECGIMDKDFRNILNIMLNYFKEKNIPYYNTRSHEGYLRHLVVRKAHYTKELLINLVTTTKIDLDFTDLVDEIKGLDLEGELVGFLHTLNDNLADVVQSDETRILFGRDYIVEELLGLKFRISAFSFFQTNSLGAEKLYSIVRDFVGDADDKTLFDLYCGTGTIGQITAQKAKKVIGIEIIEDAVRAANENAKLNGLDNCKFIAGDVKEKVKELKDKPDIIVLDPPRSGIHPQALKDIIGFNAEKIVYVSCNPKTLVRDLVELEQHGYKVEKVKCMDMFPHTAHVETCVLLSHKNPQTSPPSL from the coding sequence GTGCTGAAGAGAAAACAAATAATAGATTTAACTATAGAAGAAAATGAATTTGGTGGAAAGGGTTATGGATATTTCGAAGGAATAAAGGTCACAGTTAAAAATGCAATAAAGGGACAGAAATTAAAGGTATTTATAACTAAAACTAAAAATAACAATGTGGAAGGCCAAATATATGAGGTTGTAGAAAAATCTCCATTAGAAGATCAAACAACCTGTGCTCATTTTGGTAATTGTGGGGGATGTCTTTATCAAAGTATAGCCTATGAAAATCAAGCAAAAATGAAGGATGTACAAGTAAAAAGATTATTTGATGAAGCTGGTATAAAAGATTATGAATACTTACCTATAGAGGTGAGTCCTAATGCTTTTGAATATAGAAATAAAATGGAGTTTTCCTTTGGAGATGAAGAAAAAGGAGGCCCATTAACACTTGGAATGCATAAAAAGGGTAGACATTATGACATTGTAACTGTAAATGAATGTGGCATAATGGATAAAGACTTCAGAAATATATTAAATATTATGCTTAATTACTTTAAGGAGAAAAATATTCCTTATTATAATACTAGATCCCATGAAGGTTATTTACGACATTTAGTTGTAAGAAAAGCTCACTATACAAAAGAGCTACTTATAAACCTTGTAACTACAACTAAAATAGATTTAGATTTTACAGATTTAGTGGATGAAATAAAGGGACTAGATTTAGAAGGAGAACTAGTAGGTTTTCTGCATACATTAAATGATAACCTAGCTGATGTTGTCCAAAGTGATGAAACAAGAATTTTATTTGGAAGAGATTATATAGTAGAAGAACTATTAGGCTTAAAGTTTAGAATTTCTGCCTTTTCCTTCTTCCAAACAAATAGTCTGGGAGCAGAAAAACTGTATTCCATAGTACGAGATTTTGTGGGAGATGCAGATGATAAAACTCTATTCGATCTATATTGTGGGACGGGAACTATTGGACAAATAACGGCACAAAAGGCTAAAAAGGTAATAGGGATAGAGATTATAGAGGATGCTGTACGTGCTGCCAATGAAAATGCAAAGTTAAATGGGTTAGATAACTGCAAATTTATAGCAGGGGATGTAAAGGAAAAGGTAAAGGAGCTTAAAGATAAGCCGGACATCATCGTGCTAGATCCTCCAAGATCAGGTATCCATCCTCAAGCCTTAAAAGATATAATAGGATTTAATGCAGAGAAAATTGTATATGTTTCCTGTAATCCTAAAACCTTAGTTAGAGATTTAGTAGAACTAGAGCAACATGGATATAAGGTTGAAAAAGTTAAATGTATGGATATGTTTCCGCATACGGCACATGTAGAGACGTGCGTACTTTTGTCCCACAAAAACCCACAAACATCTCCACCGTCTTTATAA
- a CDS encoding recombinase family protein: MNRSGKKCVLYPRVSTEMQVDGFSLDGQKNSLKRFADREEMEIIDIYEDAGKFGKSIDGRPAFKQMLCDIENGLGIVSSQTSGKLLISALSAVAEIERENIIEQTMNGMKEKARQGSWNGGFAPYGYYLKDKQLFIQEEEAEAIRIIFDKYVNGNMGFYKIANYLNLQGIQKVKRDNGTLSQWSTHFVRMIIDNPVYCGKISYGRRVREKVKGSKNEYRQAPQENYIIAEGQHEAIINEKLWNAAHEKREITGVKSPSKIGRDRAHLLSGILKCPKCGGPMYTNKHAWTNKDGTYKEVYYYVCSKARTARGKSCDYKDMLKKTDIELLVIEAIRELIKNQDFATEIKSRISKEIDTSTLNRELSNYESKLREVELNKTRLENEIDSLPEDTRFRGRKLHDMTLRLDGLYDIIVELEEKIEDVKLRRKAVEQDAITLENIYTLLANFDKVYDKISDEEKNL; encoded by the coding sequence ATGAATAGGAGTGGAAAAAAATGTGTACTTTACCCCCGTGTAAGTACCGAAATGCAGGTTGATGGGTTCAGCTTGGATGGACAGAAAAACAGTTTAAAGCGATTTGCAGACAGAGAAGAAATGGAGATAATAGACATTTACGAAGATGCTGGTAAATTCGGAAAATCCATAGATGGTAGACCAGCTTTTAAACAAATGCTATGTGATATTGAAAATGGATTAGGAATTGTCTCATCACAAACAAGCGGAAAACTTTTAATTTCTGCGCTATCTGCCGTTGCTGAAATAGAGCGTGAAAATATCATTGAGCAGACAATGAACGGGATGAAAGAAAAAGCCCGTCAAGGTAGCTGGAACGGCGGTTTTGCCCCTTATGGCTACTATCTCAAAGATAAGCAACTCTTTATCCAAGAGGAAGAAGCTGAGGCAATACGCATTATCTTTGACAAATATGTAAATGGTAATATGGGGTTTTATAAAATCGCCAACTATCTTAATTTGCAGGGTATCCAAAAAGTAAAACGTGATAACGGTACTCTCTCCCAATGGAGTACGCATTTTGTCAGAATGATAATTGATAACCCTGTATACTGTGGCAAAATTTCTTATGGCAGGCGTGTCCGTGAAAAAGTAAAAGGCAGCAAGAACGAATACAGGCAAGCGCCACAAGAAAATTATATTATTGCTGAAGGGCAACATGAGGCAATTATAAACGAAAAACTATGGAATGCAGCACATGAAAAACGAGAAATAACAGGCGTAAAATCCCCTTCCAAAATAGGTCGAGATAGAGCGCACTTATTAAGTGGTATTTTAAAGTGCCCTAAGTGCGGCGGCCCAATGTACACCAACAAACACGCTTGGACAAATAAAGACGGTACATATAAAGAGGTTTATTATTATGTGTGCAGCAAAGCTCGGACAGCAAGAGGAAAAAGCTGCGACTATAAAGATATGCTCAAAAAAACCGACATTGAACTGCTTGTCATTGAAGCAATCAGAGAACTGATTAAAAATCAAGATTTTGCAACAGAAATTAAATCAAGAATAAGCAAGGAAATTGACACCTCCACTTTAAACAGAGAACTAAGCAATTATGAATCCAAACTGCGGGAGGTCGAGCTTAATAAAACCCGGCTTGAAAATGAAATTGACAGTCTGCCGGAAGATACTCGTTTTAGGGGACGCAAGCTCCACGATATGACCCTTCGCCTCGATGGACTGTATGACATCATCGTAGAGCTTGAAGAAAAAATTGAAGATGTAAAATTGCGCCGCAAAGCAGTGGAACAAGATGCTATCACATTGGAGAACATCTATACCTTATTGGCTAACTTTGATAAAGTATACGATAAAATCAGCGATGAAGAAAAAAATCTCTAA